From one Catenuloplanes nepalensis genomic stretch:
- a CDS encoding helix-turn-helix domain-containing protein, which translates to MKRTPEPPIAAIAAALKQERERAGLSLAELARRAGVAKSTLSQLEAGSGNPSVETLWSLGNALDVPLSRLIEPPVPKVRVIRAGENPRVTSEQAFYTGSLLTAGDGRARRDVYIIESDPGAVRRAEPHLPGTVEHAIVAAGRVRIGPADDPVELNPGDYVSYPGDAPHVYEGLEPGSWAVLIMEHP; encoded by the coding sequence ATGAAACGAACGCCTGAGCCGCCGATCGCCGCCATCGCGGCCGCCCTCAAGCAGGAACGGGAGCGGGCCGGCCTCTCGCTGGCCGAGCTGGCCCGCCGCGCCGGCGTGGCCAAGTCCACGCTGTCGCAGCTGGAGGCGGGCAGCGGCAACCCCAGCGTGGAGACGCTCTGGTCGCTCGGCAACGCGCTGGACGTACCGCTGAGCCGGCTCATCGAACCGCCCGTGCCGAAGGTGCGGGTGATCCGTGCGGGCGAGAACCCGCGCGTGACGTCGGAGCAGGCGTTCTACACCGGGTCCCTGCTTACCGCCGGCGACGGCCGGGCGCGGCGGGACGTCTACATCATCGAGTCCGACCCCGGCGCGGTACGGCGCGCGGAACCCCACCTGCCCGGCACGGTCGAACACGCGATCGTGGCGGCCGGCCGGGTCAGGATCGGCCCGGCGGACGATCCGGTGGAGCTGAACCCGGGCGACTACGTGTCCTACCCGGGCGACGCCCCGCACGTCTACGAAGGGTTGGAGCCCGGCAGCTGGGCAGTGCTGATCATGGAGCACCCGTGA